The Moorena producens PAL-8-15-08-1 genomic interval TATTCAAGTTGGTGGCATAAATCAACTTGACAGTTGCTAGGTTACGGACTGACAAATAAACCTTTTCTTCTGGCTGAGCTAGGATTAGGAGAACTTTTGACTCAGGCTTAATTCCCCACCGACCAATTGCTGCCACCACATCCTTGGTCTTGGGTCGTGGTAGTTGTTCAACAAATTCCTCTACCACAATCAAATCCTCTGCTCGACTCATAAACGCTGTTCTTAGAGCCAAGCGACGCTCTTTGCGGTTCATTTTCTGGCTATAGTCTCTGGGTTTCGGACCAAAGATCACACCACCACCACGCCATAGGGGTGAACGATTCGAACCAGCACGAGCACGACCGGTTCCCTTTTGTCGCCAAGGTTTGCGTCCTCCACCTCTAACTTCGGAACGAGTTTTTGTACAAGCATTGCCTTGACGAGCATTGGCCATTTGTCTAACCAGTGACCGGTGAACAATGTGGGCAGCGTTTTCTTCTTTGGCAACTCCCATCTGGAGTGTTGCCTGCCCTACTTCTTCCCCTTGCCAGTTTCGCACTGAACAATCTACCATTTGTTCTCTCCTTCTTAGGGACCAAGCGTTTAGCAATTAGCTGTTAGCTTTTAAGCACTCAGGGGGTGCTAGTAGTAAAAATAAACAGTATATATACATCAGGCTTACACCTAACGATGAGGGAGCTAATTGCTTTTTCCTTCTGACTAACGTCCGACTTTATTAGTGGGTGCAATGCTCAAGAGTGTCCCTGGTTTACCGGGAACTGCACCTTTAATCAGTAGCAAATTGCGCTCTGCATCTATCTTGACTACCTCAAGTTTGCGAATTGTCACCTTGGTACCGCCGTAACGACCAGCCATTTTCTTCCCTGGATAGGTACGACCAGGGGTGGTCCCTGCTCCAGTGGAACCTGGGAGGCGGTGGTTTTTGGAACCATGAGCCATCGGTCCTCGCCTGAAGTTGTGACGTTTCTGATAACCGGCAAACCCGCGACCAATGGTTTTACCGCTGACATCGACAATTTGACCAATACTGAACATATCGGTATTGACTGGCTGACCCAGTTCAAACTTACTGCTATCATCCACGCGGTACTCACGTAGGTGGCGTAAGGGTGGGGCGCTGGACTTAGCCAAGTGTCCTATTTCAGGCTTAGTAATTGCCTTTGGCTTGACTTGGTCATAACCAATTTGAATGGCATTGTAGCCATCTGTCTGGTTGGTTTTTATTTGGGTCACAGTACATGGCCCAGCTTTGACGACGGTTACAGGAATCGCTCTTCCTTCATCATCGAACACTTGGGTCATACCGAGTTTGGTACCGAGGATACCGACAGACACTGGTTTCTCCTTTGTAGACATTGCAGCAGTCTGGCAGCAGGGATATTCAAGAAGCTGAATTCCCTTTGTGCCACAAACCTGGTCATTATAAACCTGGTCACTATTTATAGTGGATAAACCTCTCCTCAAAAAATAAGCAGAGAGCCCACTTTTATCTAGCTCGGCATGAGGGTCGAGCTAGATTCTCGTTCAATTGCGTTTACTGGTCAGAAAAGGCTATTAAACTTGCCTGACTTCGCTGGGACTTAAGTTGTTAATCACTCAGTATCCCTTTATCCACGAAAGTGTAAGCACTTATTGACCCAAAGTAGACCCAAGAACTGATGGGAGTTGTTTATACCTAACTGTCTTTGACCTACTTTAGCCCTGATGCCAAACAAACGCCTGGTATGCTGTGTATATTGTCTTGCCTCGAACCTATTTCTCAGCCCACAGCACACGCAGCTATTCAGTTGCTGAATAAGCAACTGTCATAATGCCACTATTATATAGTATATAGTATTTTGCTAAGAGTGTCTAGTTAGTTTAAGAATTAGTTTGACAAACATTTGCTTGCTGTATGGATTTATGTGAAATCGGGGGATTCGGAGCTCGAAGGATGGAATTCTCGCGCATATGCGTTCGCGTAGCGTAGCCCTTCGGGCTAATCGCAGTGTCTCGAAACCAAATCATTCACAAAAATTAAAAAACGCGGAAGCCCCGTCTTTTTAAAGCGGGGAGGAAGCGTAATAGCGACTTTAGTCGCCGTCAATTATAATTAAAGAAGACTGAAATAGGCAAAGGCACTCTTAACTTCAGAGTAACGGCTAGGCCAGTAAGTCAGTATCGGCGAGTGATGCGCTTCCACGAAGTATTGGGGCTGTCCGAGAATTGACTCGGTTGTAGAAGCTACGAATGCGAGCAATCCCTCCCATTCGTAGAGTAAGCCAGCCTTGAGGTTCGGCGCTTAACCCTTAGATTCGATAAATTTGGAGTCTAGGCGCGTTGAGTATGCTAGGGCTACTGAAAACCAACGCAAGGCGAGCCTGGGCGAAAGCCCCCGTGCTTCAGCCGGGGGTAAGCTTACTCCTCATCCCATTCCCCAGACAACAACACACAATCCCCCACCTGCAATACTCCAGCTTCATCCACCGGATTATATAGTTTCCCTTGTCTACGCAACGCCTGAACCATCACATTGTATTGATGCTGGAGATCAATTGGCTTCATACCGACCAAACTTGAATTCTCTACCAAAGTTACCCAATGCTTAGATCCCTCACTAAGGAAACTGCGACTTTCGATCCAGTCTCTAAACGCTGCTAATTCTTCCGGTTCCCCAACAACGAGCAATCGATCCCCTGAACGCAACGTCATCTTACCTTGTGGGTAGTGGACAATATCATTACCTTGTTGAATTGTCAAAACTGTTACCCCAGTCACGTTACGGATATCTGCTGCTGCCAGAGTTACCCAATCTAGACGGGAAGTTTGACTCAAAGTCACCCACTCACTGTCGAGTTCTTGGGCAACATCAGTGATCTCTTGCTGCTTTGAATAGGTAGCTTGTTCAGGTCGTACACTCAAATAGCGGTCTTGGTGAATCCGATTGATCACTGACTGAATCATCCCTGGGGTTTCTCCCAGTGCTACTAGCACATGGGCTCCCATTTCCAATGCTGCCTCAAATTCCGGTTGCACTACTTCCCGCGCCCCTAACTGGGTGAGTAGGTCAATTTCGCTATTTTTGTGAGAACGAGCCACGATATCCAGTCCTGGGGCAAACTTGAGGGCACGTTTGAGCAACAAGCGGGTACTGCCAGGATCGGGTAGGGCAATGGCTAGGGCTTTAGCTTTTTCTAGATGGGCTTTTTCTAACACCAGTTCCGAGTGAGCATCCCCAAACATATAGGGAATTTTCTCATGTCTCAAGCGTTGAATAGCAGCTTCGCTATTTTCAATCACTAGGACCTCATGCCCTTGATTGCGCAGGATTTTGACCAGTACTCGCCCAACTCGTCCATAGCCAGCCACTACCACATGATTACAAATCGTTTCTGGAATTGACAAAGCTTTAGTACCCTGAAACTGACGCAGGTAGCTTTTCAGAAACGGCAGATTTAC includes:
- the rplD gene encoding 50S ribosomal protein L4 — encoded protein: MVDCSVRNWQGEEVGQATLQMGVAKEENAAHIVHRSLVRQMANARQGNACTKTRSEVRGGGRKPWRQKGTGRARAGSNRSPLWRGGGVIFGPKPRDYSQKMNRKERRLALRTAFMSRAEDLIVVEEFVEQLPRPKTKDVVAAIGRWGIKPESKVLLILAQPEEKVYLSVRNLATVKLIYATNLNIYDILDADKIVTTNTALAKIQEVYNDGV
- the rplC gene encoding 50S ribosomal protein L3 — encoded protein: MSVGILGTKLGMTQVFDDEGRAIPVTVVKAGPCTVTQIKTNQTDGYNAIQIGYDQVKPKAITKPEIGHLAKSSAPPLRHLREYRVDDSSKFELGQPVNTDMFSIGQIVDVSGKTIGRGFAGYQKRHNFRRGPMAHGSKNHRLPGSTGAGTTPGRTYPGKKMAGRYGGTKVTIRKLEVVKIDAERNLLLIKGAVPGKPGTLLSIAPTNKVGR